The following proteins come from a genomic window of Gimesia chilikensis:
- a CDS encoding cbb3-type cytochrome c oxidase N-terminal domain-containing protein: MMSEKDQLTTHNYDGIQEYDNPMPGWWIMLFWGCIFFAFPYWLYYESGVPGRSIYDQYKEEVADNLRLQFAEIGELQLNSATVYKYKDDPKWLKVGESVFQMHCVACHAEKAEGKVGPNLTDDYWIHVKEIGDIATVVEKGANGQAMPAWGNRLHPNEIVLVAAYVASLQGSLPEGTGKPPEPNAKKIGPWQAPAAAEGKSDTESAPKAEQDAAKKQPES, translated from the coding sequence ATGATGTCTGAAAAAGACCAGTTAACCACACATAACTATGACGGAATTCAGGAATACGATAACCCGATGCCGGGCTGGTGGATCATGCTGTTCTGGGGATGCATCTTTTTTGCGTTTCCCTACTGGCTCTACTATGAATCCGGCGTTCCCGGTCGGTCGATCTACGATCAGTATAAAGAAGAAGTCGCCGACAACCTGCGGCTGCAGTTCGCAGAAATCGGTGAACTGCAGCTGAATTCAGCGACAGTCTATAAATACAAGGATGACCCGAAATGGCTCAAGGTGGGCGAAAGTGTGTTTCAGATGCACTGCGTGGCCTGCCATGCTGAAAAAGCCGAAGGGAAAGTCGGCCCTAACCTGACCGATGATTACTGGATTCACGTCAAAGAGATCGGTGACATCGCCACGGTCGTCGAGAAGGGGGCCAACGGTCAGGCGATGCCTGCCTGGGGAAATCGCCTGCATCCCAATGAAATCGTGCTGGTCGCCGCCTATGTGGCCAGTCTGCAGGGGTCTCTACCGGAAGGCACCGGGAAGCCACCTGAACCGAATGCCAAAAAAATCGGCCCCTGGCAAGCGCCCGCTGCCGCGGAGGGGAAGTCTGATACTGAATCTGCCCCTAAGGCGGAGCAGGACGCCGCCAAGAAACAGCCGGAGTCTTGA
- a CDS encoding sulfite exporter TauE/SafE family protein — translation MSDLQTIIPLLATIFVASIAGSGHCVGMCGPLMLLATNRSPESGSWSSLIYESCYHGGRLLGYALLGLAAGSLGWLMESGGQLAGLQQAAALVTGAGMILFGLFSLVTIYRTGSIPHFGTARVGRVFAKFVKRVHQLPHGLRPLSIGLMTACLPCGWLYAFLLLAVSARTPLLGGLTMVAFWLGTIPALSLASLASRWFPRKWNTLGNTLIASLLIVSGIFTMGVRAQADMGTLHKQLEAPSQTEQLEQLKEQPLPCCRRGESD, via the coding sequence ATGTCAGACCTGCAGACCATCATTCCACTCCTGGCGACCATCTTCGTCGCCAGCATAGCCGGCAGCGGACATTGTGTCGGCATGTGTGGACCATTGATGCTGCTGGCGACGAATCGCTCCCCTGAATCAGGATCGTGGTCGTCCCTGATTTATGAAAGCTGTTATCACGGTGGGCGACTGCTGGGATATGCACTACTGGGCCTCGCGGCAGGCAGCCTGGGCTGGCTGATGGAATCGGGCGGTCAACTGGCTGGTCTGCAACAGGCAGCGGCGCTGGTAACCGGTGCCGGTATGATTCTGTTTGGCCTGTTTTCACTGGTGACGATCTACCGAACCGGCAGTATTCCCCATTTTGGTACGGCGCGCGTGGGCCGGGTGTTTGCGAAGTTCGTTAAACGCGTGCATCAATTGCCGCACGGATTGCGACCACTGTCCATCGGCCTGATGACGGCCTGCCTTCCCTGTGGCTGGTTATACGCGTTTCTGCTCCTGGCGGTCAGTGCCCGCACACCGCTGCTCGGCGGACTGACGATGGTCGCCTTCTGGCTGGGTACCATTCCGGCGCTGTCGCTCGCCAGTCTGGCCAGTCGCTGGTTTCCACGGAAATGGAACACCCTGGGCAACACATTAATCGCCAGCCTGTTGATTGTCAGTGGCATCTTTACAATGGGCGTGCGGGCGCAGGCTGACATGGGAACGCTTCACAAACAGCTGGAAGCGCCTTCTCAGACAGAACAATTAGAGCAGCTCAAAGAACAACCGCTCCCCTGTTGCCGCCGAGGTGAATCCGATTAA
- the ccoG gene encoding cytochrome c oxidase accessory protein CcoG yields MSDQVLEPEEHVLSTLEKDGSRRWMYPRLFKGKFWNRRRIVGYFLIVLFIVLPHLQVNSRPAIFLNITRREFTIFGFTFLPTDTLLLAFFMISVFLSIFLLTALFGRVWCGWACPQTIYLEFVYRPIERLFCGTTGHGGKPRKPVPLIRRVMMYGAYLIISMILAHTFLAYFVSVSELQHWVRQSPFTHPTGFLVMTSTVVLMMFNFSFFREQLCTIACPYGRFQSVLLDRRSLIVSYDPQRGEPRGKISKTDPTPKGDCIDCGQCVQACPTGIDIRDGLQMECLHCTQCMDACDEIMVKVDRPLGLVRYSCQDEIDGQPTKKLRPRVIIYPLLLLLSVSAFTITLLNKKSFDITIMRNYGNPFIVTEDDQVENNLQLKLVNRTDQPDEYTIKVLDAPDVTMELIGSPDLKARETKTIPMLVSAPRKSFVAGLREVELSIQSQNQADERRVTCQILGP; encoded by the coding sequence ATGAGTGACCAAGTCCTGGAACCTGAAGAACACGTTTTATCCACGCTGGAGAAAGACGGTTCACGTCGCTGGATGTATCCCCGCCTGTTCAAGGGGAAGTTCTGGAATCGGCGGCGGATTGTCGGCTACTTCCTGATCGTGCTGTTCATCGTCCTGCCTCATCTGCAGGTTAATTCGCGGCCGGCGATCTTTCTGAATATCACCCGACGGGAATTTACAATTTTCGGGTTTACGTTTCTGCCGACCGATACGTTGTTGCTCGCCTTTTTCATGATCTCGGTCTTCCTGTCAATCTTCCTGCTGACGGCACTGTTTGGCCGGGTGTGGTGTGGCTGGGCCTGTCCCCAGACGATTTACCTGGAATTCGTTTACCGTCCCATCGAACGTCTATTCTGTGGCACCACCGGTCATGGCGGCAAGCCTCGAAAACCGGTTCCACTGATCCGACGGGTGATGATGTATGGTGCGTACCTGATTATCTCCATGATATTAGCGCATACGTTCCTGGCCTATTTCGTCAGCGTGAGTGAACTGCAGCACTGGGTGCGACAGTCGCCGTTTACGCATCCGACCGGGTTCCTGGTGATGACCTCTACGGTTGTTCTGATGATGTTTAACTTCTCGTTTTTCCGCGAGCAGCTCTGCACCATCGCCTGTCCCTATGGACGTTTTCAATCGGTTCTGCTGGACCGACGTTCGTTGATTGTCAGTTACGATCCCCAGCGGGGCGAACCTCGGGGTAAAATCAGCAAAACGGATCCGACACCCAAGGGGGACTGTATCGACTGTGGCCAGTGCGTGCAGGCCTGTCCTACCGGCATTGATATTCGCGATGGTCTGCAGATGGAATGTCTGCACTGCACGCAGTGTATGGATGCCTGTGACGAAATCATGGTTAAAGTCGATCGCCCGCTGGGCCTGGTCCGCTATTCCTGCCAGGATGAAATCGACGGCCAGCCGACAAAGAAACTGCGGCCGCGCGTGATCATCTATCCTTTACTGCTGCTGTTGTCGGTCTCTGCGTTTACCATCACACTGCTGAATAAGAAATCGTTCGATATCACGATCATGCGTAATTATGGCAATCCGTTTATCGTGACTGAAGATGATCAGGTTGAAAACAACCTGCAGTTGAAGCTGGTCAACCGCACGGATCAGCCGGATGAATACACTATCAAAGTACTCGATGCCCCTGATGTCACGATGGAACTGATCGGCTCTCCCGATCTCAAAGCCCGGGAAACCAAGACGATTCCCATGCTGGTATCGGCGCCGCGCAAATCATTTGTCGCAGGCTTGCGGGAAGTTGAGCTCTCGATTCAGTCACAGAACCAGGCAGATGAAAGGAGGGTCACATGTCAGATTCTCGGCCCGTAA
- a CDS encoding FixH family protein: MSDSRPVTNEPENIENDESAETLARWKWGGVILGFLGLQIVLSGVAVFLATSDPSNVIVEGYYEQAISWDQQRERQAASDALGWTTRLDLGKPQGLMGERLLTIQLAGPDGKPVSGCQLSGEIFHHARGGDVFKLHFKEQGPGNYTAVAPLQRSGLWELSLKTAGDTRHFQEKKQFRLKDSGEFQAVAATPASQARNHQL; this comes from the coding sequence ATGTCAGATTCTCGGCCCGTAACCAACGAACCCGAAAACATTGAGAATGACGAGTCCGCAGAAACCCTGGCCCGCTGGAAGTGGGGCGGCGTTATCTTGGGTTTCCTCGGTCTGCAGATCGTGCTCTCGGGCGTTGCTGTGTTCCTGGCGACCAGCGATCCTTCGAATGTGATTGTCGAAGGATACTACGAACAGGCCATCTCCTGGGATCAACAGCGGGAACGCCAGGCAGCCAGTGATGCTTTGGGCTGGACAACGCGTCTTGACCTGGGTAAACCGCAGGGACTGATGGGAGAACGGCTGCTGACCATCCAGCTGGCAGGACCAGACGGCAAGCCGGTCAGCGGCTGTCAGCTGAGTGGAGAAATTTTTCACCACGCACGAGGCGGCGACGTCTTCAAGCTCCATTTTAAAGAACAGGGGCCCGGCAACTACACGGCCGTCGCGCCGCTGCAGCGTTCCGGACTGTGGGAACTCTCATTGAAGACCGCCGGGGACACTCGTCATTTCCAGGAGAAGAAACAGTTTCGGCTGAAAGATTCGGGAGAATTTCAGGCCGTAGCAGCCACACCTGCCAGCCAAGCAAGAAATCACCAACTTTAA